From Halapricum desulfuricans, a single genomic window includes:
- a CDS encoding 50S ribosomal protein L18, with amino-acid sequence MATGPRYNVPMRRRREARTDYHQRLRLLKSGKPRLVARKSNKHVRAQLVIRGSNGDQTVANAVSSDLEAYGWEAPTGNLPAAYLTGLLAGLRAVEAGYESAVLDIGLNTPTPGSKVFAVQEGAIDAGLEIPHNDEVLAPWERTRGEHIAEYADSLDDDLYSGDFDATDLPSHFDDTREILLEGDIDL; translated from the coding sequence ATGGCGACAGGACCACGATATAACGTTCCGATGCGCCGGCGCCGCGAGGCCCGGACGGATTACCATCAGCGGTTGCGCCTGTTGAAATCCGGCAAGCCACGCCTGGTCGCTCGCAAGAGCAACAAACATGTCAGGGCGCAGCTGGTGATTCGCGGCTCGAACGGCGACCAGACGGTCGCAAACGCTGTCTCCAGCGACCTCGAGGCGTACGGCTGGGAAGCCCCGACGGGCAACCTCCCCGCCGCCTACCTCACGGGGCTGCTGGCCGGACTGCGGGCCGTCGAGGCCGGCTACGAGTCGGCCGTGCTGGACATCGGACTCAACACCCCGACACCCGGTAGTAAAGTATTCGCAGTGCAGGAAGGCGCAATCGACGCCGGCCTGGAAATTCCCCACAACGACGAGGTACTCGCACCCTGGGAGCGGACCCGCGGCGAGCATATCGCCGAGTATGCCGACTCGCTGGACGATGATCTCTACAGTGGGGACTTCGACGCGACGGATCTGCCGTCGCATTTCGACGACACACGAGAGATCCTCTTGGAGGGAGACATCGACCTATGA
- a CDS encoding 30S ribosomal protein S5, producing MSESDGWTPRTRLGRKVAEGEIDTMVDALNAGLPLKEPEIVDQLVPDLEDEVLDINMVQRMTDSGRRVKFRCVVVVGNRDGLVGYAEGRDDQVGGAIQKAIDVAKLNLIDVSRSCGSWECGCGRPHTVALRTTGKAGSVEVELQPAPRGLGLAGGETVRKVLELAGIEDIWTRSSGNTRTTVNFAKATFNALRNTAEARVPQRAYEQREVIE from the coding sequence ATGAGCGAATCTGACGGATGGACACCACGGACGCGGCTCGGCCGGAAAGTAGCCGAGGGCGAGATCGACACGATGGTCGACGCCCTCAACGCCGGCCTGCCGCTGAAAGAGCCGGAGATCGTAGACCAGCTCGTCCCCGATCTGGAGGACGAGGTACTGGACATCAACATGGTCCAGCGGATGACCGACTCGGGCCGCCGAGTCAAGTTCCGCTGTGTCGTCGTCGTGGGCAATCGCGACGGACTGGTCGGCTACGCCGAGGGGCGTGACGACCAGGTCGGCGGCGCGATCCAGAAAGCGATCGACGTTGCCAAGCTCAACCTCATCGACGTTTCCCGGAGCTGTGGCTCCTGGGAGTGTGGCTGTGGCCGACCGCACACGGTCGCGCTGCGCACGACCGGCAAGGCCGGTAGCGTCGAAGTCGAGCTCCAGCCCGCACCGCGCGGGCTCGGCCTCGCGGGCGGGGAAACCGTCCGTAAGGTGCTCGAACTCGCGGGTATCGAGGACATCTGGACGCGCTCGTCGGGGAACACGCGTACGACGGTCAACTTCGCGAAGGCGACGTTCAACGCCCTGCGGAACACCGCCGAAGCGCGCGTGCCCCAGCGAGCCTACGAACAGCGTGAGGTGATCGAATAA
- a CDS encoding thermonuclease family protein, giving the protein MNARLAVVGLIALAVLAGCSFGGGDRTVTGIESFTETTGEQPWHEAGAKTIDGTVVEVIDGDTIDVRLANGTIERVRLLGIDTPETHVEVQPDEYEGVPDTEDGRTCLRDAGEAASETVENRLASERVTLFLDPEGDTRGGYGRLLAIVVHDNRSINYQLVRGGYARLYDTEFTMRDEYAAAERIARDDNRGLWTCRSDQPA; this is encoded by the coding sequence ATGAATGCTCGGTTGGCGGTCGTCGGGTTGATCGCCCTTGCAGTCCTCGCGGGCTGTTCGTTTGGGGGAGGCGACCGGACCGTGACTGGCATCGAGTCCTTCACCGAGACGACTGGGGAGCAACCCTGGCACGAGGCCGGCGCGAAGACGATCGACGGCACCGTAGTCGAGGTCATCGACGGTGACACGATCGACGTGCGACTGGCGAACGGCACGATCGAGCGGGTGCGGCTACTCGGGATCGACACGCCCGAGACGCACGTCGAAGTCCAACCGGACGAGTACGAGGGCGTGCCGGATACTGAAGACGGACGGACGTGTCTACGCGATGCCGGTGAGGCTGCGAGTGAGACGGTCGAAAATCGCCTCGCCAGCGAGAGAGTGACGCTGTTCCTCGATCCAGAGGGCGACACCCGCGGCGGCTATGGGCGGTTGCTGGCGATCGTCGTCCACGACAACCGATCGATCAACTACCAGCTCGTTCGTGGCGGATACGCGCGACTGTACGACACCGAGTTCACCATGCGCGACGAATACGCGGCCGCCGAACGGATTGCGAGAGACGATAACCGTGGACTCTGGACGTGTCGCAGTGACCAGCCAGCGTGA
- a CDS encoding 50S ribosomal protein L32e, protein MADEDNEFEALTDISGVGDAKADALREAGFETVEDVRAASQEELAEAEGVGNALAARIKADVGELEVSEEAEGDVETDEPEAAAEAEDVETELQPRGLVEKTPDLDEETERLLTQRKRVGKPQFNRQDYHKKKRTPTSWREPRGGLSKQRRGIKGKGPKVEAGFRTPEAVRGLHPSGFEEVRVHNVDDLEGVDGDTQAVRIASKVGARKRERIEEEAEDAGIRVLNPTYVEVEVSE, encoded by the coding sequence ATGGCAGACGAAGACAACGAATTCGAAGCGTTGACAGACATCAGTGGTGTCGGCGACGCGAAGGCCGACGCGCTGCGCGAGGCTGGCTTTGAGACGGTCGAGGATGTCCGAGCCGCCTCACAGGAAGAACTTGCCGAAGCCGAAGGTGTCGGGAACGCGCTCGCTGCGCGTATCAAAGCCGACGTCGGCGAACTCGAAGTCTCCGAAGAGGCAGAGGGTGACGTCGAAACGGACGAACCCGAAGCAGCCGCGGAGGCCGAGGACGTCGAGACTGAACTCCAGCCGCGCGGGCTGGTCGAGAAGACGCCCGACCTGGACGAGGAGACCGAGCGACTGCTGACCCAGCGCAAGCGGGTCGGCAAGCCGCAGTTCAACCGCCAGGACTACCACAAGAAAAAGCGCACGCCGACCTCGTGGCGCGAGCCCCGTGGCGGCCTCTCCAAACAGCGACGCGGTATCAAGGGTAAGGGTCCGAAAGTCGAAGCCGGCTTCCGGACCCCCGAGGCAGTCCGAGGCCTGCATCCGAGCGGCTTCGAGGAAGTCCGCGTGCACAACGTGGACGACCTCGAGGGCGTCGACGGTGACACCCAGGCCGTGCGCATCGCTTCGAAAGTCGGCGCGCGCAAGCGAGAGCGGATCGAGGAGGAAGCCGAGGACGCCGGCATTCGCGTCCTCAACCCTACCTACGTCGAAGTGGAGGTGTCAGAATGA
- a CDS encoding DUF7124 domain-containing protein: protein MDGGSGEMTLAFDLEALKRLAQPDTVFSSARQWSEYVGVVSEKPTYVVTNFTRKHRIRQDFFSGPRGREESLKNVRDQFETPRYVYIGTSEEDEELATSVDWEYLDVVEAADAADWELGEPEPPGQDGEDGRDDWP from the coding sequence ATGGACGGCGGAAGCGGCGAGATGACACTCGCCTTCGATCTGGAAGCACTGAAGCGACTGGCGCAACCGGATACGGTGTTCTCCAGCGCGCGCCAGTGGAGCGAGTACGTCGGCGTGGTCTCGGAGAAGCCGACCTACGTCGTGACCAACTTCACGCGGAAACACCGCATCCGACAGGACTTTTTCTCCGGTCCACGGGGTCGCGAGGAGAGTCTCAAGAACGTCCGAGATCAGTTCGAGACGCCGCGATACGTCTACATCGGGACGAGCGAGGAAGACGAGGAACTGGCGACCTCGGTCGACTGGGAGTATCTGGACGTCGTCGAGGCAGCCGACGCCGCTGACTGGGAACTGGGTGAACCGGAACCGCCCGGACAGGACGGTGAGGACGGGCGCGACGACTGGCCCTGA
- a CDS encoding RNA-guided endonuclease InsQ/TnpB family protein yields the protein MEYSHRYQAYPTDEVAERLEHHLDVHRQLYNHVRWDYENSPADDKPSEYDQNNNLPEWKQRWPIFAELHSKAAQATVARFHHNLSNLRKKKEKGYNVGRLTRQAPSEYRSVTYNQSGFDLDEKRGHDTDAYVRFSKIGWVKIRYSRPIPDHATINEVTMKKETTGEWFVSFGLETDDAVLPEKPDVDSLDASNSVGIDLGIQKYIHTSDGTTVDWLDLEDEYERLRREQRNLSRKAHGSNNYERQRQKVAKVKRHIRRKVLDYQHKITTWLVREYDAVFVEDLNVQSMLQGDGNARNKQDAAWRQFITLLEYKADLYGCHVVQVEPKGTTKECARCGVETAKPIWVRDHSCPSCGFETDRDANAAMNVLKRGFAALGLGWPEETPVETVTATGTTQFESVSASHVVETGSLSS from the coding sequence ATGGAATACAGCCACCGCTACCAGGCTTACCCGACAGACGAGGTAGCGGAGCGGCTGGAACACCATCTCGATGTACATCGCCAACTCTACAACCACGTCCGCTGGGACTACGAGAACAGCCCAGCGGACGACAAGCCCAGCGAGTACGACCAGAACAACAACCTCCCCGAGTGGAAACAGCGGTGGCCGATATTTGCTGAATTGCACTCGAAAGCCGCCCAAGCCACCGTCGCACGTTTCCACCACAATCTCTCGAATCTTCGCAAAAAGAAAGAGAAGGGGTACAACGTCGGTCGGCTCACACGACAAGCACCCAGTGAGTACCGGAGCGTGACGTACAACCAGAGTGGTTTCGACCTCGATGAAAAGAGGGGCCACGACACGGACGCCTACGTCCGCTTCAGCAAGATCGGCTGGGTGAAAATCCGATACTCACGCCCAATTCCTGACCACGCCACGATCAACGAAGTCACGATGAAAAAGGAGACAACTGGCGAGTGGTTCGTCTCCTTCGGGTTGGAAACCGATGATGCCGTTCTGCCCGAGAAACCCGATGTGGATTCGCTGGACGCGAGCAACAGCGTGGGTATCGACCTTGGCATCCAGAAATACATCCACACTTCGGACGGGACGACCGTGGACTGGCTCGACCTCGAAGACGAATACGAGCGACTCCGGCGCGAGCAACGGAACCTCTCGCGGAAAGCACACGGGTCGAACAACTACGAGAGACAACGCCAGAAGGTCGCCAAGGTGAAGCGTCACATCCGGCGCAAAGTGCTGGACTACCAGCACAAAATAACGACGTGGCTCGTCCGTGAATACGATGCCGTGTTCGTGGAAGACCTGAACGTTCAGAGTATGCTTCAGGGCGACGGTAACGCTCGCAACAAGCAGGACGCGGCGTGGCGACAGTTCATCACGCTTCTCGAATACAAGGCCGACCTGTACGGGTGTCACGTCGTGCAGGTCGAACCCAAGGGGACAACGAAAGAGTGCGCTCGATGCGGCGTGGAGACGGCAAAGCCGATCTGGGTCAGGGACCACTCCTGTCCGAGTTGTGGATTCGAGACGGATCGGGACGCGAACGCGGCGATGAACGTCCTCAAACGGGGGTTTGCTGCACTAGGGCTGGGATGGCCCGAAGAAACGCCTGTGGAGACTGTGACTGCTACGGGCACGACTCAGTTTGAGTCTGTGTCTGCAAGTCATGTCGTGGAAACAGGAAGCCTGTCCTCGTGA
- the metG gene encoding methionine--tRNA ligase encodes MSHEEFPTDEPAVVTCGLPYANGDLHIGHLRTYVGGDVFSRALEKLGQQTAFVCGSDMHGTPIAVQSIQEGVDPEEFALEYHEQYKETFPKFAVEFDHYGHTHQETNRELTHEIVRELEAEGYIYEKEIKVAWDPEDDQPLPDRYVEGTCPYCGATARGDECDEGCGRHLEPGEIEDPVSTISGNRAEYRDRTHKFFEVSELSEYLTEFLDGLEGTPNARNQPRQWIEDGLQDWCITRDLDWGFDYPEIDGDDESSAEDLVLYVWVDAPIEYIASTKQYTEQVGPDVYDWEEAWKSDGEIVHIIGRDIIQHHTIFWPAMLKVAGYNAPRSVMASGFMTLNGKGFSTSRNRAVWAREYLEEGFHEDLLRYYLATNGGFQQDVDFSWSKFRERVNGELVGTVGNFLYRSLLFAHRNFDGTPDADVSGEVSDRIDEAVDAYREAINDYSIRKAGQAAVELAAFGNEYIQRNEPWKLTDEDPKQAAQVIRDCVQVAKALAILLEPLTPGKAQQLWDQLGEGGSVHETTTEAVHDAPPETFGEPDELFEKIEADRVEQLNEKLEARVEEATAEDDAETESDDTDGDQSGDMDLEPLVEDRISFDDFEGIDMRVGRIETAEPIEDSDKLVRLEVDIGVETRQVVAGIKQLHDLKELPGTKIILLANMEQAELFGFESNGMILAAGDEADLLTTHDDAPVGMRIQ; translated from the coding sequence ATGAGCCACGAGGAGTTTCCGACCGACGAGCCCGCGGTGGTGACCTGCGGGTTGCCCTACGCCAACGGCGACCTGCACATCGGCCACCTCCGGACCTACGTCGGCGGCGACGTGTTCAGTCGCGCCCTGGAGAAACTGGGTCAGCAGACCGCCTTCGTCTGCGGGTCGGACATGCACGGCACGCCCATCGCCGTCCAGTCCATCCAGGAGGGCGTCGATCCCGAGGAATTCGCCCTCGAATATCACGAGCAGTACAAGGAGACGTTCCCGAAGTTCGCGGTCGAGTTCGACCACTACGGCCACACCCACCAGGAGACCAACCGCGAGCTGACCCACGAGATCGTTCGCGAACTCGAAGCGGAAGGGTACATCTACGAGAAGGAGATCAAGGTCGCCTGGGACCCCGAGGACGATCAGCCCCTCCCCGACCGATACGTCGAGGGGACCTGTCCGTACTGCGGGGCGACGGCCCGCGGCGACGAGTGTGACGAGGGGTGCGGCCGCCATCTCGAACCCGGCGAGATCGAGGACCCCGTCTCGACGATCTCGGGCAATCGCGCCGAGTACCGCGATCGCACGCACAAGTTCTTCGAGGTCTCGGAACTCTCGGAGTATCTCACCGAGTTCCTCGACGGCCTAGAGGGGACGCCTAACGCCCGTAACCAGCCCCGCCAGTGGATCGAGGACGGCCTGCAGGACTGGTGTATCACCCGCGATCTCGACTGGGGCTTTGACTATCCCGAAATCGACGGTGACGACGAATCGAGCGCGGAGGATCTCGTCCTGTACGTCTGGGTCGACGCGCCCATCGAGTACATCGCCTCGACCAAGCAGTACACCGAGCAGGTCGGTCCGGACGTATACGACTGGGAAGAGGCCTGGAAATCGGACGGCGAGATCGTTCACATCATCGGCCGGGATATCATCCAGCATCACACCATCTTCTGGCCGGCAATGTTGAAGGTCGCGGGCTACAACGCACCCCGGTCCGTGATGGCCAGCGGGTTTATGACGCTGAATGGAAAGGGATTCTCGACCTCGCGCAACCGGGCAGTCTGGGCGCGTGAGTACCTGGAAGAAGGGTTCCACGAGGACCTGCTGCGGTACTATCTTGCCACCAACGGCGGCTTCCAGCAAGACGTGGACTTCTCGTGGTCGAAGTTCCGCGAGCGCGTCAACGGTGAACTGGTCGGCACGGTCGGGAACTTCCTCTATCGGTCGTTGCTCTTCGCCCATCGGAACTTCGACGGGACGCCCGACGCGGACGTGTCCGGGGAAGTCAGCGACCGGATCGACGAAGCCGTAGACGCCTACCGCGAGGCGATCAACGACTACTCGATCCGCAAGGCGGGTCAAGCTGCAGTGGAGCTGGCGGCTTTCGGCAACGAGTACATCCAGCGCAACGAGCCCTGGAAGCTCACCGATGAAGATCCCAAACAGGCCGCGCAGGTCATCCGTGACTGCGTCCAGGTCGCGAAGGCACTCGCGATCTTGCTGGAGCCGCTCACGCCCGGCAAGGCCCAGCAGCTTTGGGACCAACTCGGCGAGGGCGGCAGCGTCCACGAGACGACCACCGAGGCCGTTCACGACGCTCCGCCCGAGACCTTCGGCGAGCCCGACGAGTTGTTCGAGAAGATCGAGGCGGACCGAGTCGAACAGCTCAACGAGAAGCTCGAAGCGCGCGTCGAGGAGGCAACAGCGGAAGACGACGCGGAAACCGAAAGTGACGACACTGACGGAGACCAATCCGGGGATATGGATCTGGAGCCGCTCGTCGAAGACCGGATCAGTTTCGATGACTTCGAAGGGATCGACATGCGCGTCGGCCGCATCGAGACAGCGGAACCGATCGAGGATTCGGACAAGCTCGTCCGTCTGGAGGTCGACATCGGCGTCGAGACCCGACAGGTCGTCGCCGGAATCAAGCAACTTCACGACC
- a CDS encoding 30S ribosomal protein S8: MTGNDPLSNALSAVDNAESVGKLTQTVEPASNEIGSVLEVFYDSGYIGGFEFVDDGKAGRFEVELKGAINECGSVQPRYSAGADEFEKWEKRFLPAQDYGALVVSTSHGIMSHYDAREEGVGGQVIAYVY, translated from the coding sequence ATGACAGGAAACGATCCACTCAGCAACGCGCTGTCGGCAGTCGACAACGCCGAGAGCGTCGGAAAGCTGACCCAGACAGTCGAGCCCGCCTCGAACGAGATCGGCAGCGTACTCGAAGTCTTCTACGACAGCGGGTACATCGGCGGCTTCGAGTTCGTCGACGACGGCAAAGCCGGTCGGTTCGAGGTCGAACTGAAGGGTGCGATCAACGAGTGCGGTTCCGTGCAGCCCCGCTATTCGGCGGGCGCTGACGAGTTCGAGAAGTGGGAGAAGCGGTTCCTCCCCGCCCAGGACTACGGTGCACTCGTTGTCTCCACCAGCCACGGCATCATGAGCCACTACGACGCTCGCGAGGAGGGCGTCGGTGGCCAGGTGATCGCATACGTCTACTAA
- a CDS encoding DUF5815 family protein: MSEPRVPGGGERMELPCGESVSPRQFDLGQREFDCDCSGTHAIVTDAHPLSRFVPEDIADQLRAVIDTDDEYDEFSMPHLMGSVMEEFPEEVAVKDVSEDGQVGAALIWVSDFDARRLHHVVVELLVELMDHAISHVENEDLTTEFESQLSEFDVERFVAAYREQRDFEDEYDTAV, from the coding sequence ATGTCAGAGCCACGCGTCCCCGGCGGCGGGGAACGGATGGAGCTACCTTGCGGGGAGTCCGTCTCGCCGCGACAGTTCGACCTCGGCCAGCGCGAGTTCGACTGTGACTGCAGTGGGACGCACGCGATCGTGACGGACGCTCATCCGCTCTCGCGGTTCGTCCCCGAGGACATCGCCGACCAGCTACGGGCGGTCATCGATACCGACGACGAGTACGATGAGTTCTCGATGCCCCATCTCATGGGGTCGGTCATGGAGGAGTTCCCCGAGGAGGTCGCCGTCAAGGACGTTTCGGAGGACGGGCAGGTCGGGGCGGCCCTGATCTGGGTGAGCGACTTCGACGCGCGCCGACTCCACCACGTCGTCGTAGAACTGCTCGTCGAGTTGATGGACCACGCGATCAGCCACGTCGAAAACGAGGATCTCACAACCGAGTTCGAGTCACAGCTGTCCGAGTTCGACGTCGAGCGGTTCGTCGCGGCTTACCGCGAGCAGCGGGACTTCGAGGACGAATACGACACGGCAGTGTGA
- the rpmD gene encoding 50S ribosomal protein L30, with the protein MKAVVQLRGEIDMTSGVEDTLDMLNLGRVNHATLVPDTDTYRGMITKVNDWVAHGEPSQDVLETLLKKRAEPLEGDGFEDDSWWASWETDYDSVGELAEALLEEETTLKEQGLSPTLRLHPPRGGHEGIKHPTKEGGQLGKQTTEDIDELLEAMR; encoded by the coding sequence ATGAAGGCGGTCGTTCAGCTCCGCGGCGAGATCGACATGACGAGCGGGGTTGAGGATACCCTCGACATGCTGAACCTCGGTCGCGTCAACCACGCGACGCTCGTGCCGGACACAGACACCTACCGAGGCATGATCACCAAGGTCAACGACTGGGTCGCTCACGGCGAACCCAGCCAGGACGTCCTGGAGACGCTCCTCAAGAAGCGGGCCGAGCCCCTCGAAGGGGACGGCTTCGAGGACGATAGCTGGTGGGCGAGCTGGGAGACCGACTACGATAGCGTCGGTGAACTGGCCGAGGCGTTGCTCGAAGAGGAGACGACCCTGAAAGAGCAGGGGCTGTCGCCGACGCTGCGACTGCACCCGCCGCGGGGCGGTCACGAGGGGATCAAACATCCCACCAAGGAAGGCGGGCAGCTCGGTAAACAGACGACAGAAGACATCGACGAGCTCCTGGAGGCGATGCGATAA
- a CDS encoding uL15m family ribosomal protein gives MTSKKKRQRGSRTHGGGTHKNRRGAGHRGGRGAAGRDKHEFHNHEPLGKSGFTRPEKAKETVETIDVRELDEDAPLLAADGLAEETDSGYRIDAREVVETTAETDVVKVLGAGQVRNELEVVADDFSETAREKVEAAGGSVELTERGEKRQAEDESDDDNE, from the coding sequence ATGACGAGCAAGAAGAAACGCCAGCGCGGCTCGCGCACGCACGGCGGCGGCACCCACAAGAACCGACGCGGGGCCGGCCACCGTGGCGGTCGCGGTGCCGCTGGTCGCGACAAACACGAATTCCACAACCACGAGCCGCTGGGCAAGTCGGGGTTCACGCGTCCCGAGAAGGCCAAAGAGACCGTCGAGACGATCGACGTTCGGGAACTCGACGAGGACGCGCCGCTGCTTGCAGCTGACGGCCTCGCCGAGGAGACCGACAGCGGCTATCGGATCGATGCCCGCGAGGTCGTCGAGACGACCGCCGAGACGGATGTCGTGAAGGTGCTCGGTGCCGGGCAGGTTCGCAACGAACTCGAAGTGGTCGCTGATGACTTCTCCGAGACCGCTCGCGAGAAGGTCGAAGCCGCCGGCGGGAGCGTCGAGCTCACCGAGCGCGGCGAGAAGCGACAGGCTGAAGACGAATCCGACGACGACAACGAATAA
- a CDS encoding 50S ribosomal protein L19e has protein sequence MTDLSAQKRLAADVLDVGKNRVWFDPDAQGEIADAITREDVRELVDEGLIQTEAAAGNSRGRAKERQQKRSYGHQKGHGSRKGKSGGRENEKDDWRSRIRAQRRRLRELRDEEDELSASEYRTLYDRASGGEFDSVADLERYIEDQFGEN, from the coding sequence ATGACTGATCTCAGCGCACAGAAGCGACTGGCTGCGGACGTGCTGGACGTCGGGAAAAACCGGGTCTGGTTCGACCCCGACGCCCAGGGCGAAATCGCCGACGCGATCACCCGTGAGGACGTCCGCGAACTGGTCGATGAGGGACTCATTCAGACCGAAGCAGCCGCTGGAAACTCCCGTGGTCGTGCCAAAGAGCGCCAGCAGAAACGCTCCTATGGCCACCAGAAGGGGCACGGTTCCCGCAAGGGGAAATCCGGCGGTCGCGAGAACGAGAAAGACGACTGGCGGTCGCGCATCCGCGCCCAGCGGCGTCGGCTGCGTGAGCTTCGCGACGAGGAAGACGAGCTGTCGGCCTCGGAGTATCGCACGCTATACGACCGCGCGAGCGGCGGCGAGTTCGACTCTGTCGCCGATCTCGAGCGGTATATCGAAGACCAATTCGGTGAGAACTGA
- a CDS encoding 50S ribosomal protein L6: protein MARTVLEIPDDVSAEMDHLELTVEGPQGSVTRRLWYPDVSVDIDGDELVIESDEDDAKTRATVGTFESHVENMFHGVTEGWEYEMEIFYSHFPMQVRAEGDEVVIENFLGEKAPRKTPIHGDTDVDVDGEEITLSGPSIEDVGQTAADIEQLTRVTDKDVRVFQDGVYITQKPNRGDA from the coding sequence ATGGCACGAACAGTACTCGAAATTCCAGACGATGTCAGCGCCGAGATGGACCATCTCGAGCTGACGGTCGAGGGACCGCAGGGTAGCGTTACGCGCCGACTCTGGTACCCGGACGTCTCCGTGGATATCGATGGCGACGAACTTGTCATCGAATCCGACGAGGACGACGCCAAGACGCGCGCGACCGTCGGGACCTTCGAGAGCCACGTGGAGAATATGTTCCACGGGGTCACCGAAGGGTGGGAGTACGAGATGGAGATCTTCTACTCTCACTTCCCGATGCAGGTCCGTGCGGAAGGCGACGAGGTCGTCATCGAAAACTTCCTCGGGGAGAAGGCCCCGCGAAAGACGCCGATCCACGGCGATACCGATGTCGACGTCGACGGCGAGGAGATCACGCTCTCCGGCCCGAGCATCGAAGACGTCGGACAGACGGCTGCCGACATCGAGCAGCTGACGCGCGTCACGGACAAGGACGTGCGGGTCTTCCAGGACGGCGTCTACATTACGCAGAAACCGAACCGAGGTGACGCCTGA
- the secY gene encoding preprotein translocase subunit SecY, translating to MSWKDTAEPLLTRMPSVARPDRHVPFKRKLGWTAGVLVLYFFLTNVYLFGLGTGGQDAFGQFRSILAGGQGTIVHLGIGPIVTGSIVLQLLGGADLLGLDTQNNPRDQVLYQGLQKLLVIVMVVLTGFPMVFAGNFLPADPAVADSLGIGTMGVKWLMFGQVFVGGVLILFMDEVISKWGVGSGVGLFIIAGVSQRLIGGLIAIEALPGATLGIIPAYIRMALGSLPVSAENLFFGFQSGGGQISGILAIVTTVLIFVIVVYAESVRVEIPLSHARVKGARGRFPVKLIYASVLPMILVRALQQNIQFIGQLLNSQTSLPAWAGQFADGQPISGLFYYLAPIQSRADWMWFVTTPTGNPEVWQILLRVAVDLTFMVIGGAIFAIFWVETTDMGPEATAQQIQNSGMQIPGFRQNPGVLEKVLERYIPQVTVIGGALVGLLAVAANMLGTIGGVSGTGLLLTVSITYKIYEEIAEEQLMEMHPMMRQMFG from the coding sequence ATGAGCTGGAAGGATACCGCCGAACCGCTGCTCACCCGCATGCCCTCCGTGGCGCGGCCCGATCGGCACGTGCCGTTCAAACGGAAGTTGGGCTGGACCGCGGGGGTCCTGGTCCTGTATTTCTTCCTGACGAACGTCTACCTGTTCGGGCTCGGGACGGGCGGTCAGGACGCGTTCGGTCAGTTCCGATCGATCCTCGCGGGCGGTCAGGGGACGATCGTGCATCTCGGTATCGGTCCGATCGTCACGGGAAGCATCGTCCTGCAGCTGTTAGGTGGTGCTGACCTGCTGGGACTTGATACTCAGAACAATCCCCGAGATCAGGTCCTCTATCAGGGACTACAGAAGCTGCTGGTGATCGTGATGGTCGTCCTGACGGGATTCCCGATGGTGTTCGCCGGGAACTTCCTGCCGGCCGACCCAGCGGTGGCTGACTCGCTCGGGATCGGTACCATGGGCGTCAAGTGGCTCATGTTCGGCCAGGTCTTCGTTGGCGGTGTCCTCATCCTGTTCATGGACGAGGTGATCAGCAAGTGGGGCGTCGGTAGTGGTGTCGGTCTGTTCATCATCGCCGGCGTCAGCCAGCGTCTGATCGGTGGCCTCATCGCTATCGAAGCCCTTCCCGGTGCAACACTCGGTATCATCCCGGCGTACATCCGGATGGCGCTCGGTAGCCTGCCCGTCTCCGCGGAGAACCTCTTCTTCGGGTTCCAGAGCGGTGGCGGACAGATCTCGGGGATCCTCGCGATCGTCACGACGGTGTTGATCTTCGTGATCGTCGTCTACGCCGAGTCTGTCCGGGTCGAGATTCCGCTGAGCCACGCTCGAGTCAAGGGCGCGCGTGGGCGCTTCCCGGTGAAGCTCATCTACGCGAGCGTCCTGCCGATGATTCTCGTGCGCGCGCTCCAGCAGAACATTCAGTTCATCGGGCAGCTACTCAACTCCCAGACCTCGCTACCCGCCTGGGCTGGACAGTTCGCCGACGGGCAGCCGATAAGCGGGCTGTTCTACTATCTGGCGCCGATCCAGAGCCGTGCTGACTGGATGTGGTTCGTCACGACCCCGACCGGTAACCCGGAGGTCTGGCAGATCCTGCTTCGGGTGGCCGTGGACCTGACGTTCATGGTCATCGGCGGCGCAATCTTCGCCATCTTCTGGGTCGAGACGACCGATATGGGCCCGGAAGCCACCGCCCAGCAGATCCAGAACTCCGGGATGCAGATTCCCGGGTTCCGCCAGAACCCCGGTGTCCTCGAGAAGGTGCTCGAACGCTACATTCCGCAGGTGACTGTCATCGGCGGTGCGCTCGTCGGGCTGCTCGCCGTCGCGGCGAACATGCTCGGTACGATCGGTGGCGTCTCCGGAACGGGACTGCTGCTGACTGTCTCGATCACCTACAAGATCTACGAGGAGATCGCCGAAGAGCAGCTCATGGAGATGCACCCGATGATGCGCCAGATGTTCGGGTAG